Genomic segment of Sphingomonas sp. KRR8:
GCTGGCAATGATGGGCGAATATATCGGCCGGCTCTACAGCCAGGCCAAGCAGCGCCCGCTGTACATCGTGCAGGAGATCGCCGGCGTGTCGCGAGCGCCGAGCCGCGGGCTTGGGCAGGTCGCCGGGCCGGCGGGTTTTCAGCGGGCGGAGGCGACCGCGAACAGCGACAGTCCGGGCGGCAGCGGAATCCTACCGATCAACCGCGCTTCCTGAGCAAACACCTTTTCCAGCGCGGCGTTGAGCGGGGCTGGCGGCAGGCTGTCGTCGCCATCGTCCTTGCCCCGCAGCTTGCCGGCGAAGCGGTTGGCGACCGCCACCGGAAACAGCAGGCTGTTAAAATAGCCGATCCGCTCCAGCTTGAGCGGTGAGCCTTCGATCAGCTTCTTGAGGCCCGACTTCGAATAGCGGCGGTGGTGGTGGTTCACCACGTCATGCGCCGACCACATCCACTGGTGCGCCGGCACGGTCATGATGAACTTGCCGCCGGGCTTGAGTCGGGCGGCGATGCTGGCAAG
This window contains:
- a CDS encoding methyltransferase domain-containing protein, whose amino-acid sequence is MERIVYDRMAELDQQHWWYRARRVVLDALIRRTVQPSSDARILEIGCGTGHNLPMLSAFGRVEAIEVDPAARSMAEQRLGRAVGSAPLPTLDGVPEHSFDLIGSFDVIEHIADDAAALASIAARLKPGGKFIMTVPAHQWMWSAHDVVNHHHRRYSKSGLKKLIEGSPLKLERIGYFNSLLFPVAVANRFAGKLRGKDDGDDSLPPAPLNAALEKVFAQEARLIGRIPLPPGLSLFAVASAR